A region of Malaciobacter marinus DNA encodes the following proteins:
- the nuoL gene encoding NADH-quinone oxidoreductase subunit L, with protein MEKYLYIALFAPLIGSLVAALFAMSKKNLFTGIFTSFMLAVSTIATLNLLYFVYKTNEIIHVRMLDWIVVGNIDIPFGFVVDHVSVIMMSVVTIVSTMVHIHSIGYMEHDKGFNRYFSYLSAFVFSMLVLVMSDNFAGLFIGWEGVGLCSWLLIGFWYHKNSAAWAANEAFIMNRIADLGMLVAIFLIYWNIGSLQYDIVFSNIDSLSTFMITVIGIFLFIGAMGKSAQFPFHTWLADAMEGPTPVSALIHAATMVTAGVYLIVRANEIYTTVPNLGYFIACLGAFVAIFAATMALVNNDMKKIIAYSTLSQLGYMFVAAGLGAYWVALFHLVTHAFFKSVLFLGAGNVMHAMSNELDIRKMGGLYEKMKPTAIIMIIASVALAGIFPLAGFYSKDKILEAAFNADAIFLWVILWITAGLTAFYSFRLIMQVFFTKPKYEEFGYHPHETYPFVIAAMIPLALLAIIAGWFEHTFVNMVTYILPTWEASNISHSTAYILISITSAMALFGIVFAVIKYKNGGFSNKWENSFVYKLLINQYYIPQFYDKVICKSYFCLSKFAYRIIDMKIIDATVDLIGKTVYKTGVHSSPIQSGNLSHTLKIMAFGVAFILFLSVTLAFIN; from the coding sequence ATGGAAAAATATCTATATATAGCACTATTTGCTCCTTTAATTGGTTCTTTAGTTGCTGCACTTTTTGCAATGAGTAAAAAAAATCTTTTTACAGGTATTTTTACATCATTTATGTTAGCAGTTTCTACTATTGCTACATTGAATTTATTATATTTTGTATATAAAACAAATGAGATTATACATGTAAGAATGCTTGATTGGATTGTTGTTGGAAATATTGATATTCCTTTTGGTTTTGTTGTTGATCATGTAAGTGTAATAATGATGAGTGTTGTAACAATTGTTTCTACAATGGTACATATTCACTCAATAGGTTATATGGAACATGATAAAGGCTTTAATCGATACTTCTCTTACTTAAGTGCTTTTGTTTTTTCAATGCTTGTTTTAGTAATGTCTGATAACTTTGCTGGATTATTTATAGGTTGGGAAGGTGTAGGTCTTTGTTCTTGGTTATTAATTGGGTTTTGGTACCACAAGAACTCAGCTGCTTGGGCTGCAAATGAAGCTTTTATTATGAATAGAATTGCTGATTTAGGGATGTTAGTAGCTATCTTTTTAATATATTGGAATATTGGAAGTTTACAATATGATATTGTATTTTCAAATATTGATTCATTAAGTACTTTTATGATTACTGTTATAGGGATTTTTTTATTTATTGGAGCAATGGGAAAATCAGCACAATTTCCTTTTCATACATGGCTTGCTGATGCAATGGAGGGACCAACCCCTGTATCTGCACTAATTCATGCAGCAACAATGGTAACAGCTGGTGTTTACTTAATAGTAAGAGCAAATGAGATTTATACAACGGTTCCTAATCTTGGATATTTTATAGCTTGTTTAGGAGCATTTGTTGCTATTTTTGCTGCAACTATGGCATTGGTAAATAATGATATGAAAAAGATTATTGCTTATTCGACTTTATCACAACTTGGGTATATGTTTGTTGCTGCTGGACTTGGAGCTTATTGGGTCGCACTTTTTCATTTAGTAACTCATGCTTTTTTCAAATCAGTATTATTCTTGGGTGCAGGAAATGTTATGCATGCAATGAGCAATGAGCTTGATATTAGGAAAATGGGTGGATTGTATGAAAAGATGAAGCCAACTGCAATTATTATGATAATTGCATCAGTTGCGCTTGCTGGTATCTTTCCTCTTGCTGGATTTTATTCAAAAGATAAAATTTTAGAAGCAGCCTTTAATGCAGATGCAATATTTTTATGGGTGATTTTATGGATAACTGCTGGACTAACTGCTTTTTATTCATTTAGGCTTATTATGCAAGTGTTTTTTACAAAACCTAAATATGAAGAGTTTGGTTACCATCCACATGAAACATACCCTTTTGTTATTGCAGCTATGATTCCTCTTGCATTATTAGCAATCATTGCAGGATGGTTTGAACATACATTTGTAAATATGGTAACTTATATTTTACCTACATGGGAAGCTTCAAATATTAGTCATTCAACTGCTTATATACTTATATCAATCACAAGTGCAATGGCACTATTTGGTATAGTATTTGCAGTAATTAAATATAAAAATGGTGGCTTTTCTAATAAATGGGAAAATAGTTTTGTTTATAAGTTATTGATAAATCAATACTATATTCCTCAATTTTACGACAAAGTAATATGTAAGTCTTATTTTTGTTTATCAAAATTTGCTTATAGAATTATTGATATGAAAATTATTGATGCCACAGTTGACTTAATTGGTAAAACTGTTTATAAAACTGGAGTTCATTCATCTCCAATTCAATCAGGAAACTTGTCTCATACTTTAAAAATTATGGCATTTGGTGTAGCATTTATACTATTTTTAAGTGTAACACTTGCATTTATAAATTAA
- the nuoK gene encoding NADH-quinone oxidoreductase subunit NuoK: MSLNAYLILSTLIFCIGLLGVIRRKNLLMLFFSTEIMLNSVNIGLAAVSKFHADLTGQMFAFFIIAIAASEVAIGLGLLILWYKKTGTINLDSMQRLKG, from the coding sequence ATGAGTTTAAATGCATATTTAATCCTTTCAACTTTGATTTTTTGTATTGGCTTATTAGGAGTAATTAGAAGAAAAAATCTTCTTATGCTATTTTTCTCAACAGAGATAATGTTAAATTCTGTAAATATAGGTTTAGCAGCTGTTTCAAAGTTTCATGCAGACTTAACAGGACAAATGTTTGCATTTTTTATAATTGCAATTGCTGCAAGTGAAGTGGCTATTGGTTTAGGTCTTCTTATATTATGGTATAAAAAAACTGGTACTATTAACTTAGATAGTATGCAAAGATTAAAAGGCTAA
- a CDS encoding NADH-quinone oxidoreductase subunit J has protein sequence MFEVVAFYLFASLTVVMFLITVFTNNALYALSALAAGMIFISAFFFLLDAEFLGAVQIVVYTGAVVALYAFGMMFFDSLSTVKESIKNPRLVFLLSGLIALFIVIIFTSPIIGQNVEANLPMHPEWGNAQDVGIVLFTKYLVPFEIAAVMLLVAMIGGIILAGKKMDTSYSQLSEKEIDELKEEK, from the coding sequence TTGTTTGAAGTAGTAGCATTTTACTTATTTGCAAGCTTAACAGTTGTTATGTTTTTAATAACAGTATTTACAAACAATGCCCTTTATGCCTTAAGTGCTTTAGCAGCTGGAATGATATTTATTTCAGCATTTTTCTTTTTATTAGATGCTGAATTTTTAGGCGCAGTACAAATAGTTGTTTATACAGGTGCTGTTGTTGCGCTTTATGCCTTTGGAATGATGTTTTTTGACTCTTTATCCACAGTAAAAGAGAGTATTAAAAATCCAAGATTAGTATTTTTATTAAGTGGACTTATTGCTTTATTTATTGTAATTATTTTCACTTCACCTATAATTGGTCAAAATGTAGAAGCAAATCTTCCAATGCACCCAGAGTGGGGAAATGCACAAGATGTTGGAATTGTACTATTTACTAAATACTTAGTTCCATTTGAAATTGCTGCTGTTATGTTACTTGTTGCAATGATTGGTGGAATTATTTTAGCTGGTAAAAAGATGGATACCTCATATTCACAATTAAGTGAAAAAGAGATTGATGAGTTAAAGGAGGAGAAATGA
- the nuoI gene encoding NADH-quinone oxidoreductase subunit NuoI, whose amino-acid sequence MGLEEFKDRNIGVKNYITVQDDNYPKTNGEVFKQIVKRSLKGELFTGLKITFNMMREALFKGKMHTVQYPAEKLPIGPRYRAVHKLLALLESGENRCIGCGLCEKICISNCIKMDTKIDENSRKEVLEYTINMGRCIFCGYCAEVCPELAIVHGQRYENASEQRAHFALKEDLLTPLDKLHLQKEYEGFGAVSPDADEKIQKTPLQY is encoded by the coding sequence ATGGGTTTAGAAGAGTTTAAAGATAGAAATATTGGTGTAAAAAACTATATAACTGTTCAAGATGATAACTATCCTAAAACTAATGGTGAAGTTTTCAAACAAATAGTTAAAAGAAGTTTAAAAGGTGAGCTTTTTACTGGGCTTAAAATCACATTTAATATGATGAGAGAAGCTTTATTTAAAGGTAAGATGCATACTGTTCAATACCCAGCAGAAAAGTTACCAATAGGACCTAGATATAGAGCTGTACATAAGTTATTGGCACTTTTAGAATCAGGAGAAAATAGATGTATTGGATGTGGACTTTGTGAAAAAATTTGTATCTCAAACTGTATTAAAATGGATACAAAAATAGATGAAAATTCAAGAAAAGAGGTCTTAGAATACACAATTAATATGGGAAGATGTATTTTTTGTGGATATTGTGCTGAGGTTTGTCCTGAACTTGCTATTGTTCATGGTCAAAGATATGAAAATGCAAGTGAACAAAGAGCTCATTTTGCATTAAAAGAAGACTTATTAACTCCGCTTGATAAGTTACATTTACAAAAAGAGTATGAAGGTTTTGGAGCAGTATCTCCTGATGCTGATGAAAAAATCCAAAAAACTCCACTTCAATATTAG
- the nuoH gene encoding NADH-quinone oxidoreductase subunit NuoH, which yields METSIIIETIIKAIVVLAVFSALAGFTTYIERKVLAYMQRRLGPSNVGPYGLLQLVADGIKLFTKEDFIPQNAARPVFMIAPIITAATAFIAMSAVPFFPEFELFGYVVRPIIADVNVGVLFVLGVASVGLYGPLLAGMSSANKWSLLGGARTAIQLLSYEVVSGLALLAPLMLVGSLSLIDINNYQAGGFTSWLIWSQPLAFILFVIAGFAETNRTPFDLLEHEAEIVAGYATEYSGLRWGMFFIGEYANLFTVCFLVSLIFLGGFNDLWFIPGGLAIVLKVMFLIFFFLWTRASWPHIRPDQLMWLCWKILMPLAVINILITGFVMMF from the coding sequence ATGGAAACTAGTATTATAATTGAAACAATAATAAAAGCAATTGTTGTATTAGCAGTATTTTCTGCATTGGCAGGTTTTACTACATATATAGAAAGAAAAGTATTAGCTTATATGCAAAGAAGATTAGGTCCATCAAATGTTGGACCATATGGTCTTTTACAATTAGTTGCTGATGGAATAAAGCTATTTACAAAAGAGGATTTTATTCCTCAAAATGCAGCAAGACCTGTATTTATGATAGCTCCAATAATTACAGCAGCTACAGCTTTTATTGCAATGAGTGCGGTTCCTTTTTTTCCTGAATTTGAGTTATTTGGCTATGTAGTAAGACCAATTATTGCAGATGTTAATGTTGGTGTTTTATTTGTTTTAGGAGTTGCTTCTGTTGGTCTTTATGGACCACTTTTAGCAGGTATGAGTAGTGCAAATAAGTGGTCACTTTTAGGTGGGGCTAGAACTGCTATTCAACTTTTATCTTATGAGGTTGTTTCAGGACTTGCTCTTTTAGCTCCTTTGATGTTAGTTGGAAGTTTATCTTTAATAGATATTAATAACTATCAAGCAGGAGGATTTACTTCATGGTTAATTTGGTCACAACCTTTAGCTTTTATTCTTTTTGTAATTGCAGGTTTTGCAGAGACAAATAGAACACCTTTTGATTTATTAGAGCATGAAGCTGAGATTGTAGCAGGTTATGCTACTGAGTATTCAGGTCTTAGATGGGGAATGTTTTTTATTGGTGAGTATGCAAACCTTTTTACAGTTTGTTTTTTAGTTTCACTAATTTTTCTTGGTGGTTTCAATGATTTATGGTTTATTCCTGGTGGATTGGCAATTGTTTTAAAAGTAATGTTTTTAATCTTTTTCTTTTTATGGACAAGGGCTTCATGGCCACATATTAGACCTGATCAACTTATGTGGTTATGTTGGAAAATACTAATGCCATTAGCAGTAATAAATATTCTTATTACTGGTTTTGTGATGATGTTTTAG